Proteins encoded within one genomic window of Polaribacter sp. NJDZ03:
- a CDS encoding YncE family protein, whose translation MKITKSIFKLFVLSLVFTSCSNNDEEFPEITGNYKDGIIVSAEGSFKSKDGSISYVNENLNRLATNFIYTGVNNAQLGGLIQSIAFSDTEAYIILNDVNTIIVADRYTFKKITEINTGLANPRYMAISNGKGYVTNWGATNYTTNDDYLAVIDLSTNTLEASTISLSYGVEQIVASNNKLYITHQGAYSSNNIVSVVDLSAGNTVTEIEVNDNPDEIIVDNSGNLIVLCEGNTIYDTTDWSVIGRTTSSISFINTSTKTVTNQIEFADQEKASLMSYENGTIYYYKGADSTLYSIDESATALATSGINTGSIYGMAVKDNKLFTTSYSFTALSKLIVTDLSTKEEIYTAPVGLGASKIYFN comes from the coding sequence ATGAAGATTACAAAATCAATTTTTAAACTATTCGTACTTAGTTTAGTTTTTACATCATGTTCAAATAATGATGAAGAATTCCCAGAAATAACAGGTAATTATAAAGACGGAATTATTGTTAGTGCAGAAGGTAGTTTCAAAAGTAAAGATGGTTCTATTTCTTATGTAAATGAGAATTTAAATAGATTGGCAACAAATTTTATATACACAGGAGTAAATAATGCTCAATTAGGTGGCCTAATACAATCTATAGCTTTTTCAGATACAGAAGCTTATATTATTTTAAATGATGTGAATACAATTATTGTTGCAGATAGATATACTTTTAAGAAAATTACAGAAATTAATACAGGTTTAGCAAACCCTAGATACATGGCAATTTCTAATGGTAAAGGGTATGTTACTAATTGGGGGGCAACTAATTATACTACAAATGATGATTATTTAGCTGTTATTGACTTGTCTACAAATACCTTAGAAGCTTCAACGATTTCTTTAAGTTATGGTGTAGAACAAATAGTAGCTAGTAACAATAAGTTATATATAACTCATCAAGGAGCGTATTCTTCTAATAATATTGTTTCTGTGGTAGATTTATCAGCAGGAAATACAGTTACTGAAATTGAAGTAAATGATAATCCAGATGAAATTATTGTAGATAATTCAGGTAATTTAATTGTTTTATGTGAGGGAAATACGATTTATGATACAACAGATTGGTCTGTTATAGGTAGAACTACTTCTTCAATTTCTTTCATCAACACATCAACAAAAACTGTTACAAATCAAATAGAGTTCGCTGATCAGGAAAAAGCATCTTTAATGTCTTATGAAAACGGTACTATATACTATTATAAAGGTGCTGATAGCACTTTATATTCTATTGATGAGTCTGCTACTGCTTTAGCAACATCTGGTATAAATACAGGTAGTATTTATGGTATGGCGGTTAAAGATAATAAGTTGTTTACCACAAGTTATAGCTTTACAGCTTTAAGTAAATTAATCGTTACAGATTTATCTACTAAAGAAGAAATTTACACTGCACCAGTAGGTTTAGGTGCTTCAAAAATATACTTTAATTAA
- a CDS encoding DUF4290 domain-containing protein, which translates to MTFDLEYNSGRPLMIIPEYGRHIQKLVDHCLALETKEERDKMAKAIVDVMGNLQPHLRDVPDFKHKLWDQLYIMADFKLDVESPYPQPSKEELQEKPEGLAYPKSASRYRYYGNNIQTMIDIALSWEEGEKKEALVFTIANHMKKCYLNWNKDTVDDAVIFKHLFDLSDGKLDLRNTEEELSESKNLLRKPRTQGQGTTATKGTYKKPQHSNQNKNRKRY; encoded by the coding sequence ATGACATTCGATTTAGAATACAATTCAGGAAGACCGTTAATGATAATACCAGAATACGGCAGACATATACAAAAATTAGTAGACCATTGTTTGGCTTTAGAAACTAAAGAAGAACGCGATAAAATGGCGAAAGCGATTGTAGATGTTATGGGGAATTTACAACCACATTTACGTGACGTTCCAGATTTTAAACACAAACTTTGGGATCAGCTATATATTATGGCAGATTTTAAATTAGATGTAGAATCTCCATATCCTCAGCCTTCAAAAGAAGAATTACAAGAAAAACCAGAAGGATTAGCGTATCCAAAATCTGCGTCTAGATATCGTTATTATGGTAACAATATTCAAACAATGATAGATATTGCTTTAAGCTGGGAAGAAGGCGAGAAAAAAGAAGCTTTGGTATTTACCATTGCAAACCACATGAAAAAGTGTTATTTAAATTGGAATAAAGACACTGTAGATGATGCTGTAATTTTTAAGCATTTATTCGATTTATCTGATGGTAAATTAGATTTACGAAATACAGAAGAAGAACTTTCTGAAAGTAAAAACTTGTTAAGAAAGCCACGTACACAAGGTCAAGGTACTACTGCAACGAAAGGTACTTACAAGAAACCACAACACAGTAATCAAAATAAAAATAGAAAAAGATATTA
- a CDS encoding TonB-dependent siderophore receptor yields the protein MKKHLFFTFFFIITQAVLAQNDSIRTVLKEIIVVAEQENKVIGQKKIEIGTIQIIKNPINFTNLLRYNSPISFRDYGNGGISTARFRGTSASNTAVLWNGISINAMGSGQTDFNSLSASISDEIVVNSGGGSVDYGSGAIGGTVHLNDNLSFKKHKDFNLFSSHGSFNTTSNFFKANVGTGKWAVKFAATLNYSDNDYTFIDTRYKNNDGSLLKNENGVYKNYGVNFSLGYKITDKNKLYFYTTGYYGDRLFSDGLPNPAAGSERNEDFNQRNLLKWKYTFSNFTQTVNVAYLTQEYRYYDDKNATDFVFGKSKNYNINYNLKYRFSNYLKMETSFIYDENIGTTNDILSKSRTFFAALAKVTYKPTDKLTTAINFRKESNSDFKVPLLVSLAAEQEITDNLLLKANLSTNYRIPTFNELYWPVVGNLDLIPEESVQGELGATFKKKNIEITSSLFYIHLKNKILWLPTAASNLWRPRNVGDVTHSGVETAIKLSKKINKHSFNFSTNYTFTLAKNKETDTFLPYAPIHLLNFNLDYEYKKISFFIQHLYQSKVYTNEINIDFYSLNSLNVSNFGSDFKVFENQKNTIKIGFKVNNIFNNVYYFSNLRPMPGRNYNINLNYKF from the coding sequence ATGAAAAAACACTTATTTTTTACATTCTTTTTTATTATTACACAGGCTGTTTTAGCTCAAAATGATTCTATAAGAACTGTTTTGAAGGAAATAATTGTGGTTGCTGAACAAGAAAATAAAGTAATTGGACAAAAAAAAATAGAAATAGGAACTATTCAAATTATTAAAAATCCTATAAACTTCACTAATTTATTAAGATACAATAGTCCCATTTCTTTTAGAGATTATGGTAATGGAGGTATTAGTACAGCTCGTTTTAGAGGAACTTCAGCTTCTAATACGGCCGTTTTATGGAACGGAATTTCTATTAATGCAATGGGTAGCGGACAAACAGATTTTAACTCTTTGTCTGCAAGTATTTCAGATGAAATTGTTGTTAATAGTGGAGGAGGAAGTGTAGATTATGGTTCTGGTGCTATTGGTGGTACGGTACATTTAAATGACAATTTATCGTTTAAAAAACATAAAGATTTTAATTTATTTTCTTCTCACGGTAGTTTTAATACCACATCTAATTTCTTTAAAGCAAATGTTGGAACAGGGAAATGGGCTGTTAAGTTTGCAGCAACTTTAAATTATTCTGATAACGATTATACGTTTATAGATACTCGTTATAAAAATAACGACGGTAGTTTATTGAAAAATGAAAATGGAGTTTATAAAAATTATGGGGTAAACTTTAGTTTAGGATATAAAATTACAGACAAAAACAAGCTTTACTTTTATACGACTGGTTATTATGGTGATCGTTTGTTTTCTGATGGATTACCAAATCCTGCTGCTGGTAGCGAAAGAAATGAAGACTTTAATCAAAGAAATTTACTAAAATGGAAATATACTTTTTCTAATTTTACACAAACTGTAAACGTAGCTTATTTAACACAAGAATATAGGTATTATGATGACAAAAATGCTACAGATTTTGTTTTTGGAAAATCAAAAAACTATAATATTAACTATAATTTAAAGTATCGCTTTTCTAATTATTTAAAAATGGAAACGTCTTTTATTTATGATGAAAACATAGGAACAACAAATGATATTTTATCAAAAAGTAGAACATTTTTTGCAGCCTTGGCAAAAGTCACCTACAAGCCTACGGATAAATTAACAACAGCAATTAACTTTAGAAAAGAATCTAATTCAGATTTTAAAGTTCCTTTATTAGTTTCTCTTGCTGCAGAACAAGAAATTACAGATAATTTATTGTTAAAAGCAAATCTATCTACTAATTATAGAATACCAACTTTTAATGAATTGTATTGGCCAGTGGTTGGTAATTTAGATTTAATACCAGAAGAGTCTGTTCAGGGAGAATTGGGTGCTACTTTTAAGAAAAAGAATATAGAAATTACTTCTTCACTTTTCTATATTCATTTAAAAAATAAGATTTTATGGTTGCCAACCGCAGCGTCTAATTTATGGAGACCCAGAAATGTAGGCGATGTTACACATAGTGGAGTTGAAACGGCTATAAAATTATCAAAAAAAATTAATAAGCATTCTTTTAATTTTTCTACCAATTATACATTTACGTTAGCAAAAAATAAAGAAACGGATACCTTTCTGCCTTATGCGCCTATACATCTGTTAAATTTCAACTTAGATTATGAGTATAAAAAAATCTCTTTTTTTATTCAGCATTTATATCAAAGTAAAGTTTATACAAATGAAATTAACATCGATTTTTACTCCTTAAATTCTTTAAATGTCTCTAATTTTGGTAGTGATTTTAAGGTGTTTGAAAATCAAAAAAATACAATAAAAATAGGTTTTAAAGTTAATAATATATTTAATAATGTGTATTATTTTTCAAATTTACGTCCTATGCCAGGAAGAAATTATAACATTAATTTAAACTATAAATTTTAA
- a CDS encoding DUF3307 domain-containing protein, whose translation MLLFLKLLLTHILGDFVFQPEKWVKDKEEKKVKSIKLYFHIGIHAILLLLVLQLKLQEYWLAFLLVIISHYGIDLLKLYLQKKKTKRIWFFIDQVLHLSVLVFATSFYVDFSLSTENLITDQILLLIIFLLLVIFVSAIIIKIIITQWNPESKKENDDSLEKAGRYIGILERLFVFTFVITNHWEAIGFLLAAKSVFRFGDLTSSKDRKLTEYILIGTLLSFGIAIFLGVLYLYTLKFI comes from the coding sequence ATGCTCTTATTTTTAAAACTTTTGTTAACTCATATTTTAGGTGATTTTGTTTTTCAGCCAGAAAAATGGGTAAAAGACAAAGAAGAAAAGAAAGTAAAGTCGATAAAATTATACTTCCATATAGGAATTCATGCTATTTTATTATTACTAGTCCTTCAACTTAAATTACAAGAATATTGGCTCGCTTTTCTGTTAGTTATAATATCTCATTATGGTATAGATCTTTTAAAACTCTATCTCCAAAAAAAGAAAACAAAACGAATTTGGTTTTTTATAGATCAAGTTTTGCATCTTAGTGTATTAGTGTTTGCAACTTCTTTTTATGTTGATTTTTCTTTATCAACTGAAAACTTAATAACAGATCAAATCTTATTATTAATTATCTTTTTACTGTTGGTTATTTTTGTTTCCGCAATTATCATTAAAATAATAATTACACAATGGAATCCTGAAAGTAAAAAAGAAAATGATGATTCTCTCGAAAAAGCAGGTCGTTATATTGGTATTCTAGAACGTTTATTTGTATTTACGTTTGTAATTACCAATCATTGGGAAGCAATCGGCTTTCTACTAGCAGCAAAATCTGTTTTTAGATTTGGAGATTTAACATCATCTAAAGACAGAAAATTAACGGAATATATTTTAATTGGTACTTTATTAAGTTTTGGTATTGCTATCTTTTTAGGAGTATTATATTTGTACACTTTAAAATTCATCTAA
- a CDS encoding bifunctional adenosylcobinamide kinase/adenosylcobinamide-phosphate guanylyltransferase translates to MIHYISGGERSGKSSYAKKIAEEISKNPFYLATSRIWDEDFKTRVERHISDRDKRWTTIEEEKNISAVIVDKSTVVVDCVTLWLTNFYVDTKYDVEESLKLAKKEIEKLVEIDATIIIISNEIGMGLHATTESGRKFTELQGWMNQFIAKKADKATFMVSGLPLKLK, encoded by the coding sequence ATGATTCATTATATTTCTGGCGGAGAACGATCTGGTAAAAGTAGTTACGCCAAAAAAATAGCTGAAGAAATTTCTAAAAACCCCTTTTATTTGGCAACTTCTAGAATTTGGGATGAAGATTTTAAAACAAGAGTAGAAAGACACATTTCTGATAGAGACAAACGTTGGACAACCATTGAGGAAGAAAAAAATATTAGTGCTGTTATTGTTGATAAATCTACTGTAGTGGTAGACTGCGTAACATTATGGTTAACAAATTTTTATGTTGACACTAAATATGATGTAGAAGAATCTTTAAAATTAGCCAAAAAAGAAATAGAAAAACTAGTAGAAATTGATGCTACTATTATCATTATTTCTAATGAAATTGGTATGGGATTACATGCAACTACAGAATCTGGAAGAAAATTTACAGAACTACAAGGCTGGATGAATCAATTTATTGCAAAAAAAGCAGATAAAGCAACTTTTATGGTTTCTGGATTGCCCTTAAAATTAAAATAA
- the cobT gene encoding nicotinate-nucleotide--dimethylbenzimidazole phosphoribosyltransferase — protein sequence MISKITPLSKEIINALQKKIDFKTKPIGALGMLEDIAIKIGSIQNTLTPKITTPTIVVFAADHGITKTKKVSPYPQEVTQQMVLNFLNGGAAINVFCKQNNINLKIVDAGVNADFTPNNQLISAKIAKGTKDFSTEKAMTITECNTALEKGKEIVNTLFKENCNTIGFGEMGIGNTSSAALLMSYFTAVNIENCVGKGTGLNDEGLLQKKIVLRQVYDKHSLTIHSPIDALTAFGGFEIVMITGAILEAAALKMTILIDGFIVTAALLAAFAIDKNVLDYCLFTHSSGEQGHQKILNHLNVKPILNLGLRLGEGTGAAVALPIIQSSVLFLNEMATFESANISEA from the coding sequence ATGATTTCAAAAATTACACCTCTTTCTAAAGAAATAATAAATGCTCTTCAAAAAAAGATAGATTTTAAAACAAAACCTATCGGAGCTTTAGGTATGTTAGAAGATATTGCTATTAAAATTGGTAGCATACAAAACACATTAACACCTAAAATTACAACACCAACAATTGTTGTTTTTGCTGCAGATCACGGAATTACAAAAACAAAAAAGGTAAGTCCATATCCGCAAGAAGTAACGCAACAAATGGTGCTAAATTTCTTAAACGGAGGTGCTGCAATTAATGTTTTTTGCAAACAAAACAACATCAATTTAAAAATTGTTGATGCTGGTGTAAATGCAGATTTCACTCCAAATAATCAATTAATATCTGCTAAAATAGCAAAAGGAACCAAAGATTTTTCTACTGAAAAAGCGATGACAATTACAGAATGTAATACTGCGCTAGAAAAAGGAAAAGAAATTGTAAACACTCTATTTAAAGAGAACTGTAATACCATTGGTTTTGGTGAAATGGGGATTGGAAACACTTCTTCCGCAGCACTTTTAATGAGTTATTTTACAGCCGTTAACATTGAGAATTGTGTGGGAAAAGGAACAGGTTTAAATGATGAAGGTCTTCTACAAAAAAAGATTGTTTTAAGACAAGTATACGATAAACATTCATTAACAATACATTCACCAATAGATGCACTTACTGCTTTTGGTGGCTTCGAAATTGTAATGATTACGGGTGCCATTTTAGAAGCAGCGGCTTTAAAAATGACAATTCTAATTGACGGATTTATTGTTACAGCTGCCTTGTTAGCTGCTTTTGCTATTGATAAAAATGTACTTGATTACTGTCTTTTTACACATTCGTCTGGTGAACAAGGGCATCAAAAAATATTAAATCACTTAAATGTAAAACCTATTTTAAATTTAGGTTTACGTCTCGGAGAAGGTACTGGAGCTGCAGTTGCACTGCCTATTATTCAATCTTCGGTGCTATTTTTAAACGAAATGGCTACTTTTGAAAGCGCCAATATCAGCGAAGCTTAA
- a CDS encoding ATP-dependent helicase — MSTYLDSLNEAQKQAVLQKDGPMIIIAGAGSGKTRVLTYRIAHLMKQGVDSFNILSLTFTNKAAKEMKARIAGVVGNSESRNLWMGTFHSVFARILRTEADKLGFPTNFTIYDSQDSVRLISAIIKEKNLNREQYKPKQILGRISSFKNSLITVKAYFNNADLQEADLHASRPEVGNIYRTYVDRCFKAGAMDFDDLLLRTNELLARFPEVLAKYQDRFRYIMVDEYQDTNHSQYIIVRALADKFGNICVVGDDSQSIYSFRGANIQNILNFQKDYPDVKTFKLEQNYRSTSNIVNAANSVIEKNKTKLDKEVWTSNDPGDAINVMRTISDGEEGRFVAQSIWENQMNHQLTPDDFCVLYRTNSQSRAIEDALRKKGIEYTIYGGMSFYQRKEIKDILSYLRILINPNDEEALKRIINYPARGIGATTIDRLIIAANHYKKSIFDIIKYIDKIDLKINAGTKNKLRNFMTMMQSLQVESQTKNAFEIAETVVKKTLLIKDLEKDGTPEAVSKVENVQELLNGIKDFITDKIEEGGDTSLTTFLEDVALATDFDAKKEEDKPSVSLMTIHQSKGLEYMYVYIVGLEENLFPSAMSMNTRSELEEERRLFYVAITRAEKVAYLSYAQTRYRWGKLVDAEPSRFLEEIDDQYLNYITPKSTNPAINNFVDKSIFDDAPKGIRFQKPIQRKKMERDLVKKKEMVIPKNLKKVSQATSKPNLFDGNIIVGNFVEHNRFGTGEVIALEGNGPNKKAEIKFGTVGKKKLLLQFAKLKVIG; from the coding sequence TTGAGCACATATTTAGATTCTTTAAACGAAGCACAGAAACAAGCTGTCTTACAAAAAGATGGACCCATGATTATTATTGCGGGTGCAGGTTCTGGTAAAACACGTGTATTAACCTACAGAATTGCCCATTTAATGAAGCAAGGTGTAGATTCTTTCAACATTTTATCACTTACATTTACCAATAAAGCAGCCAAAGAAATGAAGGCAAGAATTGCCGGAGTTGTAGGTAACAGTGAGTCTAGAAATCTGTGGATGGGAACTTTTCACTCCGTTTTTGCTAGAATTTTACGTACCGAGGCAGACAAATTAGGTTTTCCAACCAATTTTACAATTTACGATTCTCAAGATTCTGTTCGTTTAATATCAGCAATTATTAAAGAAAAGAATTTAAATAGAGAACAATACAAGCCAAAACAGATTTTAGGTAGAATTTCTTCCTTTAAAAACAGTTTAATTACGGTTAAAGCGTATTTTAATAATGCAGATTTACAAGAAGCAGACTTACATGCAAGTAGGCCAGAAGTTGGTAATATTTATAGAACCTATGTAGATAGATGTTTTAAAGCTGGGGCAATGGATTTTGATGACTTGTTGTTAAGAACCAATGAGTTATTAGCGCGTTTTCCAGAAGTATTAGCTAAATACCAAGACCGTTTTAGATATATAATGGTAGATGAGTATCAAGATACAAATCACTCTCAATATATTATTGTAAGAGCTTTGGCAGACAAATTTGGTAATATTTGTGTGGTTGGAGACGATTCTCAGAGTATCTATAGTTTTAGGGGAGCAAATATTCAGAATATCTTAAATTTCCAGAAAGATTATCCGGATGTAAAAACCTTTAAACTTGAGCAAAATTACCGTTCTACAAGTAATATTGTAAACGCTGCAAATTCTGTAATCGAAAAAAATAAAACAAAATTAGATAAAGAAGTTTGGACCTCAAATGATCCTGGAGACGCTATAAATGTAATGCGTACCATTTCCGATGGGGAAGAAGGGCGTTTTGTAGCTCAATCCATTTGGGAAAACCAAATGAATCATCAATTAACTCCAGATGATTTTTGTGTTTTATATAGAACAAACTCGCAATCTAGAGCTATTGAAGATGCCTTGCGTAAAAAAGGAATTGAGTATACCATTTACGGAGGAATGTCTTTTTATCAAAGAAAAGAAATTAAAGATATTTTATCTTATTTACGTATTTTAATCAACCCAAATGATGAAGAAGCGTTAAAAAGAATTATCAATTATCCTGCTCGTGGTATTGGTGCAACAACCATAGATCGATTAATAATAGCTGCAAATCATTATAAAAAATCAATTTTCGATATTATAAAATATATTGATAAAATAGATTTAAAAATTAATGCAGGAACTAAAAATAAGCTTCGTAATTTTATGACGATGATGCAGAGTTTGCAAGTAGAATCGCAAACAAAAAATGCATTTGAAATTGCAGAAACCGTTGTAAAAAAGACGCTATTAATAAAAGATTTAGAAAAAGACGGAACGCCAGAAGCAGTTAGTAAAGTAGAAAATGTTCAAGAACTTTTAAACGGAATTAAGGACTTTATTACTGATAAAATTGAAGAAGGTGGCGATACCTCTTTAACTACCTTTTTAGAAGATGTTGCTTTGGCTACAGATTTTGACGCTAAAAAAGAAGAAGACAAACCATCTGTTTCTTTAATGACCATTCACCAATCTAAAGGATTGGAGTATATGTACGTATACATTGTTGGTTTAGAAGAAAACTTATTTCCTTCTGCAATGAGTATGAATACTCGAAGTGAACTAGAAGAGGAGCGAAGGTTATTTTACGTTGCTATAACAAGGGCAGAAAAAGTGGCCTATTTAAGTTATGCGCAAACCCGTTATAGATGGGGGAAATTGGTAGATGCAGAACCAAGTAGATTTTTAGAGGAAATAGATGATCAATATCTAAATTACATTACACCAAAAAGCACCAACCCAGCAATTAATAATTTTGTTGATAAAAGTATTTTTGATGATGCCCCAAAAGGAATTCGTTTTCAAAAACCAATTCAGCGTAAAAAAATGGAGCGAGATTTGGTAAAGAAGAAAGAGATGGTGATTCCTAAAAATTTAAAAAAGGTATCTCAAGCAACCTCAAAACCTAATTTATTTGATGGTAATATTATTGTGGGTAATTTTGTAGAACACAATAGATTTGGAACAGGAGAAGTAATTGCGCTAGAGGGAAATGGCCCAAATAAAAAGGCAGAAATTAAATTTGGTACTGTTGGTAAGAAGAAATTATTGCTTCAATTTGCCAAATTAAAAGTGATTGGTTAA
- a CDS encoding SatD family protein: protein MTSILTGDIINSRKKDDNFWLETLKEALNTFGDSPKYWQIYRGDSFQLEIENSEKAFYAALKLKSHLKSTVDIDVRIGIGIGEKEFNAPEVTASNGEAFVNSGYAFDTYLKKQTIAIKTPWQEIDEELNIAFDLALLTMDSWTQNSAEVFKLSLESVNSTQKEIAAVLGITQGRVSERQKRAGFESVMKLEKRFRKIINQKIHL from the coding sequence ATGACTAGTATTTTAACAGGCGACATCATCAATTCTAGAAAGAAGGATGACAATTTTTGGTTAGAAACTCTAAAAGAAGCGTTGAATACTTTTGGTGATTCTCCAAAATATTGGCAGATTTACAGAGGAGATAGCTTTCAATTAGAAATAGAAAACTCTGAAAAGGCATTTTACGCAGCTCTAAAGTTGAAATCTCATTTAAAATCTACAGTAGATATAGATGTTAGAATTGGCATTGGAATTGGAGAAAAAGAATTTAATGCTCCAGAGGTTACAGCCTCTAACGGAGAAGCTTTTGTAAATTCTGGCTATGCATTTGACACTTACTTAAAGAAGCAAACTATTGCGATTAAAACACCTTGGCAAGAAATTGATGAAGAATTAAATATTGCTTTTGACTTAGCTTTATTAACCATGGATTCTTGGACGCAAAATTCTGCCGAAGTTTTTAAACTCTCTTTAGAGTCTGTAAATAGTACTCAAAAAGAAATTGCTGCAGTTTTAGGAATTACCCAAGGAAGAGTAAGCGAAAGGCAAAAAAGAGCAGGATTTGAATCTGTAATGAAACTAGAAAAGCGTTTTAGAAAAATTATCAATCAAAAAATACATTTATAA